Proteins found in one Paralichthys olivaceus isolate ysfri-2021 chromosome 19, ASM2471397v2, whole genome shotgun sequence genomic segment:
- the gnpat gene encoding dihydroxyacetone phosphate acyltransferase — translation MASKSGYSHRDPMLKKRDEFEDILEERRNSSDLRYALRCYTPVLYKGLSPCSAAALKNMVLRSDQLRFVIGQVCHESGRAVDDIQEEASAILEEMAQSLQLSTVRFFAFTLSKVFKTLFRSICVNEDGIQRLQQAIQEHPVVLLPSHRSYMDFLLMSYILYTYDVALPVIAAGMDFMGMKFIGEMLRMSGAFFIRRSFGGDKLYWAIFSEYVKTMLKSGFAPVEFFLEGTRSRTSKSLTPKLGLMNIVMDPFFKGEVYDVSLVPVSISYERILEESLYARELLGVPKPKESTSGLIKARKVLSEDYGSIHVYFGQPVSVRSLSQGKMDRSQFNLIPRHIPKRPSDEISNLVNDSAYSLVRAQEENMVLKPWVLLASLLLQSHHQNQATGQKQGTALDELTEQAVWLRDLSRQYGAFLHWPDHVPPSEVVSSSLSLHRALVKISEGRVQLALEQEGQSGPGEPHRAATPEEELLSQAVTVLSCASYRNQALHVFLRPALLASAVHAASSNNKQEVFNSFSFLRNMFSNEFILCPGATVQDFEDACYLLVKTGALQVSQQEVLVTERGHRTLAFLTSMLDPFLQGYQVVCRFLCEEATETLTEKQFVPAVRKFILKHLLAGRLRYPEVLSSDLQKNSLAALLRLGAVRKIKGAEPGALKVNAVMVNSLEDTLGGKLPTQKAVAARL, via the exons ATGGCGTCCAAATCCGGTTATTCg CACAGAGACCCCATGCTGAAGAAAAGAGATGAATTCGAGGACatcctggaggagaggaggaactCCAGTGACCTGAGATACGCTCTGAGGTGTTACACCCCGGTTCTCTACAAAGGACTCTCTCCCTGCTCAGCTGCTGCACTGAAGAACATGGTGCTCCGGTCCGATCAGCTGCGCTTTGTCATCGGCCAG GTTTGCCACGAGTCAGGCAGAGCTGTTGATGACATCCAGGAGGAGGCGTCGGCCATCTTGGAGGAGATGGCTCAGAGCCTGCAGCTCAGCACCGTTCGCTTCTTCGCCTTCACACTCAGCAAAGTCTTTAAAACCTTGTTCAGGAGCATCTGTGTCAACGAAGATGGAATCCAGAGG CTCCAACAGGCCATTCAGGAGCACCCGGTCGTCCTGCTACCCAGTCACCGTAGCTACATGGACTTCCTGCTGATGTCATACATCCTGTACACCTATGACGTGGCTCTACCTGTCATCGCTGCTGGCATGG ATTTCATGGGAATGAAGTTTATCGGGGAGATGCTGCGGATGTCTGGAGCCTTCTTCATCCGACGGTCCTTCGGTGGCGACAAGCTGTACTGGGCCATCTTCTCGGAATATGTCAAGACCATGCTCAAG agTGGATTTGCACCAGTTGAATTTTTCCTGGAAGGAACCAGAAGTCGAACGAGCAAATCTTTGACTCCAAAGTTAG GTCTGATGAACATAGTGATGGATCCGTTCTTTAAAGGGGAAGTGTATGATGTCAGCTTAGTTCCAGTCAGTATCAGCTATGAGAGGATCTTAGAGGAGTCGCTCTATGCCAGAGAGCTGCTGGGTGTTCCCAAACCTAAAGAGTCCACTTCA GGTCTGATTAAAGCCAGGAAGGTGCTCAGTGAAGACTACGGCAGTATCCATGTGTACTTTGGTCAACCTGTGTCGGTCAGAAGTTTATCCCAGGGCAAAATGGACCGCAGCCAGTTCAACCTCATACCGAG ACACATCCCCAAGAGGCCCAGTGACGAGATCTCCAACTTGGTGAACGACTCGGCCTACAGTCTGGTTCGGGCTCAGGAGGAGAACATGGTCCTGAAGCCGTGGGTCCTTCTGGCCTCCCTGCTGCTCCAGAGCCACCATCAGAACCAGGCGACGGGGCAGAAACAGGGCACGGCACTGGACGAGCTGACTGAACAAGCCGTGTGGCTCAGGGATCTTTCACGACAGTATGGAGCCTTCCTCCACTGGCCTG ACCACGTGCCTCCATCAGAAGTCGTCTCCTCAAGTCTCTCCTTGCATCGAGCGCTAGTGAAAATCtctgagggaagagttcagctGGCGTTGGAACAAG AAGGACAATCAGGCCCAGGGGAGCCTCACAGAGCCGCAACCCCAGAAGAGGAGCTCTTGAGCCAGGCAGTCACCGTACTCTCCTGCGCCTCCTACAGGAACCAGGCTCTGCACGTCTTTCTCCGACCGGCACTGCTCGCCTCGGCCGTCCACGCTGCCTCATCCAACAACAAAC AGGAGGTTTTCAACAGCTTCAGCTTCCTCAGAAACATGTTCTCCAACGAGTTCATCCTCTGCCCTGGAGCTACAGTGCAG GACTTTGAGGACGCCTGTTACCTTCTGGTGAAGACTGGAGCTCTGCAGGTTTCCCAGCAGGAGGTtctggtgacagagagaggacacagaACGCTGGCCTTCCTCACCAGCATGCTCGACCCCTTCTTACAGGGATACCAG GTGGTGTGTAGGTTCCTGTGTGAAGAGGccacagagactctgacagagAAACAGTTTGTTCCTGCTGTCAGAAAGTTCATCCTCAAACATCTTCTAGCAG
- the fsaf1 gene encoding uncharacterized protein C1orf131 homolog produces the protein MNSKSNGEKDEDQEFLEQLLDNLYEFDYGPASKKKLKSQRKKKRNRREEEEEEEEEFTAVKDICFDTKDEQATDTGTEQQQPQTGTTAPKVSQVEVVTFQDSRKKLKTSRTPASDKTPSPQIPEKKQSDQLEEINLEKARLEVHRFGITGYKKEQQRVFEKDRAIMLGARPPKKGYVNYKLMQQQIKEKKQKAKEEVQPDLKKKKKPNNQRDKKKASSGSGSTPSGQVGRFKNGLLILSSKEIQKIKGNKRSK, from the exons ATGAACTCGAAGTCAAACGGAGAAAAGGACGAAGATCAAGAGTTTCTCGAACAGTTGTTGGACAATTTGTATGAGTTCG ATTATGGACCTGCATCAAAAAAGAAGCTCAagtcacagaggaagaaaaaaagaaaccggcgtgaggaagaggaggaggaagaggaagagttCACTGCAGTGAAGGATATTTGCTTTGACACTAAAGATGAGCAAGCAACAGATACTGGTActgaacagcagcagcctcagacaG GCACAACCGCCCCGAAGGTGAGTCAGGTGGAGGTCGTGACTTTTCAAGATTCCAGAAAGAAACTGAAGACCAGTCGGACGCCGGCCTCGGACAAAACACCT TCTCCTCAGATCCCGGAGAAGAAGCAAAGCGACCAGCTCGAAGAGATCAATTTAGAAAAG GCTCGCCTGGAGGTCCATCGGTTTGGAATCACCGGATATAAGAAGGAGCAGCAGCGTGTTTTTGAGAAGGACAGAGCCATCATGCTCGGAGCCAGA CCTCCTAAGAAGGGCTACGTCAACTACAagctgatgcagcagcagattaaagaaaagaagcagaaagcAAAAGAGGAAGTTCAGCCG GacttgaagaaaaagaagaagccgAATAATCAGAG GGACAAGAAGAAGGCGTCGTCTGGCTCTGGCTCCACCCCCTCAGGTCAGGTGGGGCGCTTTAAGAACGGGCTGCTGATCCTGAGCTCCAAGGAGATCCAGAAAATCAAAGGCAACAAGAGAAGCAAATAG